ACCCATACTACCAATTTATTAAGTGATTTATTTaacctttaattattttttatttgcacGGTATATCATTCTTAATTAATGTAAGTTGGAATGTACttttttcttgataattttaattttgttttttaatttcagAATATAAAATAGACGTTTAATTAATATAAGTTGTGATATACTTTCTTTTCGTATTTTCtaagaatttcaattttttatttaattttaaataaaaaaagaatatatatgagtgttaataaaatttacaaaataataaaatacaatgtTTTACCATCAAAACTAGTTCTCCCATCGAGATACCAATAATCTAACCATGGTGAATGAAGTTATTAACTCTAGCCCCCATTAATCTAACCATGGTGGACGAAGTTATTAACTCTAGCCCACTTGATTCTTTGAGGAATAGTGCCCAAAGTTTTGGGGAAACCAGAGGCTGCGGCCAGCAGTTCTCATAGCTTTGTTTGGTTTGAATTGGAATGACTACTCTATCCTTAGATTTGTAAGATTGACCACTGATTCATGTGGGTATAATTGGGTATTCACCTACATAGTTTGTCCTCAGTCTAAGTGTTGCTGTGTTGGGGCAGCCCATTGTTTGGTTTGTGAACCCACTTAACGCCCAGAGAGTACGGAGGATGAAACCGCTATTTTCCAATGGGGCAATGTGTAGGGCCGGACTTCAAGCACGtgtcaatttctttgtttagtCTGCATCCTACCACACAGTCCACACGAACATATTTCactggaattttctttttcaaaaagtataaattaaaaaaaaaatcataaattaaaaaaatctcttttatgattatttgttcaattaaattaattgagAGTTTAATTTTGGGCGTTGTACCAACTTTATCGCCTCTTTATCCCCTATGTGACCAAATCTgccatattttttcaaataatttcccgACCCTTTTAGGATTTGTTTTCAATTGCTGTAAAACTTCCCAaaaatcctataaaaaaaaaggtaggtTTGAGAATTTCTTAATGCGCTTGAGCTTGGGAAGTTGACCTGCTTAGCCATATATAGTCTAACatagaaattataaattaaattaaaatgtattttcaaagcTTTTCTAGCTAAATGATGTGGGTTTTACAAAGACCCAGTCACAATTTACAGCAATTCTAATTTTCAAGCAAAAATTCGGGAGTCTCCAAGCAAAAATTCCATGAAATTGCTTCACTGCAGTTTCTTCATCTCAATTTTCCATAACTTTCTTGGAATATGCCCTCCGATGCTTCAAGAGCAGGCTGATGATCATCCATCTTCACATCTTCTTCCTCAGTTGGGTCCCCAGCAGCTCAAGTACATGACAGTCCTCAGAGACTCCTCTGACTGCTTGGCCTTCTCGTCTCTCACTCTGCTGGAAACCATGgcagaagaggaagaagagagcTTCTTGGCCTGAGCAAAGGACCTGAGGTTGGTCTTGGCATGCTGGTGAATAGACCTCAGAGTGTAGTTCCATCTGCAGAAGCCCTGATCCTTGAGTGCCTCCACTGCTCCCACACTTGCTGCCACTAACCAAGCTTTCCCCATATGACTcatcttcttaattttctttctccgAAACCCAAACAACAATCAACAATAGAAAGAGGTGATTCTGAGTAGTGAATGGATATAGAAGATCTCTCTGTAAATCAAGGTAGTTGTGTTGTGATGAAGAAGAGGAAGTGAAGGTGGGTTGGTTATATAGCAAGAGATGGGTTTGGATTTGGTGCCCAAAGTTTAGGAAAAACCGGGAGCTGTGGCCAGCAGTTTTCATGAATCATGGCTTGGTTTGGTTTGAATTGGAATGACTACTTTGCCCTTGGATTTGTAAGATTGACGGCTGATTCATGTGGGTATAATTGGGTATTCACCTACATAGTTGGCCCAAGGTTTTGATCCTAAGGTTACTCCTATACACGTTCAATCAAAACActcttaaactttttttttttaataataaaacgtctaatcttaaataaatttattaagttaaGATTTACTATAacgtattattttatttttctaaaaccaaTCATCACACTATCTCTTGTTCACGAGTATAATAAATCCACCGGTCATCTTTTTGCCCAAAAGctcaaatatttacaataatctctaagtcaaaaaaaatattttcaaaaatgttttacaatctaacaaaatataatttaacataCAAAAGCTCATATAACTCAAATTGGTACATGTAAAAggagaaatataaatttaaaaacaactatTATTATAGTTCTTTTGCTTTCTAGAACGC
The window above is part of the Vitis riparia cultivar Riparia Gloire de Montpellier isolate 1030 chromosome 12, EGFV_Vit.rip_1.0, whole genome shotgun sequence genome. Proteins encoded here:
- the LOC117926913 gene encoding uncharacterized protein LOC117926913 yields the protein MSHMGKAWLVAASVGAVEALKDQGFCRWNYTLRSIHQHAKTNLRSFAQAKKLSSSSSAMVSSRVRDEKAKQSEESLRTVMYLSCWGPN